Proteins found in one Tamandua tetradactyla isolate mTamTet1 chromosome 1, mTamTet1.pri, whole genome shotgun sequence genomic segment:
- the TMEM140 gene encoding transmembrane protein 140 has protein sequence MAILKPGRGNFLLFLSIMTLTLVVTSLLFYALLWKAGNLIELPNLRIGFYNFCLWNEGNGSLQCHQFPELEALGVPRVGLALARLGVYGALVLTLFVPLSLLLAWCNRDKGEWQLAVGFLVASTVLLSSGLGLFLSYTSKWITFSLPGPGFLALGIAQALLILLLLVTVTFPQKAEKGKSKPEIC, from the coding sequence ATGGCTATCCTAAAGCCCGGGCGGGGCAACTTTCTGCTATTCCTGAGCATCATGACCCTCACCCTCGTGGTCACCTCCCTACTGTTCTACGCCCTCCTCTGGAAGGCCGGCAACCTCATCGAGCTGCCCAACCTGAGAATCGGCTTCTACAACTTCTGCCTGTGGAACGAAGGCAATGGCTCCCTACAGTGCCACCAGTTCCCTGAGCTGGAGGCCTTGGGGGTGCCTCGGGTTGGGTTGGCCCTGGCCAGACTCGGCGTGTATGGGGCACTGGTCCTTACTCTCTTTGTCCCCCTGTCTCTCCTACTGGCCTGGTGCAACAGAGACAAGGGAGAGTGGCAGCTGGCAGTGGGCTTCCTGGTGGCTTCCACGGTACTGCTGTCCAGTGGCCTGGGTCTCTTCCTCTCCTACACATCGAAGTGGATCACATTCTCCCTCCCGGGTCCTGGGTTTCTAGCTCTTGGCATTGCCCAGGCCTTACTCATTCTCTTGCTTTTGGTCACAGTTACATTCCCTCAGAAGGCCGAGAAGGGCAAGAGTAAGCCTGAAATCTGCTAG